A DNA window from Candidatus Sulfidibacterium hydrothermale contains the following coding sequences:
- the dacB gene encoding D-alanyl-D-alanine carboxypeptidase/D-alanyl-D-alanine endopeptidase, producing MRKLLFFIALSFFFTSSFAKKPLYKKHHVVNKILKEVVNNPDFKPAAFAFLAIDGQTGEIIAQYHPDKALRPASNQKLISTATVLQLYGPDFRFQTKLGYTGHIDTLNHVLYGNIIIRGGGDPTLGSRYFEQTKNHQFLAQWVSAVKKLGIDSVAGHVIADAGIFSRDIVPVSWSWTNMGDYYGAGACGLTIFDNMYRIYFDSDSLAGDTVTIDSIVPQVPHLIFNNGLIADTVHDDESNILGAPYCNMRYLRGRIPLNQKGFSAKGSLPDPADYAAYVLEKRLQKSGIKIKANSTTVRQLLLTGNRINTQNLHVISTILSPPLSEIIHQTNIHSINLFAEHFLDYSGLKLIGKAQTEADAKAVMQYWEKQGMNIQGMALTDGSGLSQYNAVTPRQMVFLLNYMKHRSPYFNVYYQSLPLAGKSDKAGTLEGMFKGSTAENNLRAKSGTIDRVKAYSGYVTSLSGRKIIFSMMVNNFGCSSRKARAQLEKLMIALAELKK from the coding sequence ATGCGTAAACTGTTGTTTTTCATCGCTCTGAGTTTTTTCTTTACTTCAAGTTTCGCCAAAAAGCCGCTGTACAAAAAACATCATGTTGTCAACAAAATTTTAAAAGAGGTGGTAAACAACCCCGATTTTAAACCGGCAGCATTTGCATTTCTGGCCATTGACGGTCAAACCGGCGAAATCATTGCCCAGTATCATCCGGATAAAGCACTCCGGCCGGCGTCTAACCAAAAACTCATATCCACCGCCACAGTGTTACAGCTGTATGGGCCGGATTTTCGTTTTCAGACAAAATTGGGTTATACCGGCCACATTGATACTTTAAACCATGTTTTATACGGAAACATCATCATCCGAGGAGGCGGTGATCCTACACTTGGTTCCCGGTATTTCGAACAAACCAAAAACCATCAATTTCTTGCACAATGGGTCAGTGCTGTAAAAAAGTTAGGGATTGATTCGGTGGCGGGCCACGTAATTGCCGATGCCGGTATTTTCAGCCGCGATATCGTTCCGGTCTCCTGGTCGTGGACCAACATGGGCGATTACTATGGAGCCGGAGCCTGTGGACTCACCATCTTCGACAATATGTACAGAATCTATTTTGATTCCGACAGCCTTGCTGGCGATACAGTTACCATAGACTCCATCGTACCCCAGGTTCCCCATCTCATTTTTAATAACGGACTGATTGCCGATACCGTTCACGACGATGAAAGCAACATTTTAGGGGCTCCGTATTGTAACATGCGATACCTCAGAGGAAGAATTCCGTTAAATCAAAAGGGATTCTCAGCAAAAGGTTCCCTTCCTGATCCGGCAGATTATGCTGCGTATGTTTTGGAAAAAAGATTACAAAAATCGGGAATCAAAATAAAAGCCAATTCTACTACTGTACGACAACTTCTCTTAACCGGCAACCGGATAAACACCCAAAACCTGCATGTTATATCAACAATTTTATCGCCACCGCTATCTGAAATCATCCATCAAACCAACATCCACAGCATCAATCTCTTTGCTGAACATTTTCTGGATTATTCCGGATTAAAACTCATTGGCAAAGCACAAACCGAAGCTGATGCCAAAGCAGTTATGCAATACTGGGAAAAACAAGGAATGAATATTCAGGGCATGGCACTTACTGATGGCAGCGGACTTTCACAATACAATGCCGTCACTCCCCGGCAAATGGTTTTTCTGTTGAATTACATGAAACACAGAAGTCCTTATTTTAATGTGTATTATCAGTCGTTACCGCTTGCCGGAAAGAGTGATAAAGCCGGCACTTTGGAGGGAATGTTTAAAGGCAGCACCGCAGAAAACAACCTGCGCGCCAAAAGCGGAACCATTGATCGCGTAAAGGCCTATTCCGGCTACGTAACTTCACTATCCGGCCGGAAAATTATTTTTTCCATGATGGTGAACAATTTCGGTTGTTCATCGCGAAAAGCCCGGGCTCAACTGGAGAAACTCATGATTGCCCTGGCTGAACTCAAAAAGTAG
- a CDS encoding Na+/H+ antiporter NhaC family protein, with the protein MHDYGFFSILPPVLAIILALRTKQVYVALIFGTWLGWLIINGWNVFTGTFATIDAFVNVFKSPGNTRTIMFSALVGALLLFIQYSGGVDGFMISISRFIEKIEKSKKMKSRMFVQLLAMITGVVLFVETSISSLTVGTLYRPLFDKFKIPREKLAYIADSTSAPSSILIPFNAWGAFIMGLLLTQGIQRPMAVLGNALLYDFYPVLTILLVFFIIVTKKDFGPMAKAEKRTRETGKLLNDNAHPLVSDTITSLESKEGIKLRAYNMYIPILTMVMMMPVYLFYTGYPSVKDATGWFDYLVQAIGAGSGSSAVLYSVITSLLVAMVLYRVQKIMKTKEMVDLTLKGISEMMPLALLMMLAFSISDVSNKLGTGVYVAAQTKAWLTPQLLPFILFVISSFIAFSTGTSWGTFAIMMAISVPMAQAQHANLYLVVAATIGGGVFGDHCSPISDTTIISSMASASDHIDHVRTQLPYALFVGSITAVLYLILGYVMH; encoded by the coding sequence ATGCACGATTACGGTTTTTTTTCTATTCTCCCGCCGGTACTGGCTATTATTCTGGCTTTGCGTACCAAACAGGTTTATGTTGCTCTGATTTTCGGAACCTGGCTGGGCTGGCTGATCATTAATGGCTGGAATGTTTTCACCGGTACGTTTGCCACCATCGATGCTTTTGTCAATGTGTTTAAGTCGCCGGGCAATACCCGTACCATTATGTTTAGCGCTTTGGTGGGGGCTTTGTTGCTGTTTATTCAGTATTCGGGTGGTGTGGACGGATTTATGATCTCCATTAGCCGGTTTATTGAAAAAATAGAAAAAAGCAAAAAGATGAAAAGCCGGATGTTTGTTCAGCTGTTGGCCATGATTACCGGTGTGGTACTTTTTGTAGAAACCAGCATCAGCTCATTAACCGTCGGTACATTGTATCGTCCGTTGTTTGACAAATTTAAAATTCCCCGCGAAAAACTGGCTTATATTGCAGATTCTACTTCCGCGCCATCCTCTATCCTGATTCCGTTTAATGCCTGGGGAGCTTTTATCATGGGATTACTCTTGACACAAGGGATTCAGCGTCCGATGGCTGTTTTGGGAAATGCTCTGTTGTACGATTTTTACCCTGTTTTGACCATTTTGCTGGTCTTTTTTATCATTGTCACCAAAAAGGATTTTGGTCCGATGGCCAAAGCGGAAAAAAGAACCCGTGAAACCGGTAAATTGTTAAATGATAACGCCCATCCGTTGGTTTCGGATACGATTACTTCTTTGGAATCGAAAGAGGGAATCAAACTCCGGGCATACAACATGTATATTCCTATCTTGACAATGGTCATGATGATGCCGGTTTATTTGTTTTATACCGGTTATCCTTCAGTAAAAGACGCTACCGGCTGGTTTGATTACCTTGTACAGGCCATTGGTGCCGGATCGGGTTCTTCGGCAGTTTTATATTCGGTAATTACTTCATTACTGGTGGCTATGGTTTTGTACAGAGTACAGAAAATAATGAAAACCAAAGAAATGGTTGACCTGACGCTGAAAGGAATTAGTGAAATGATGCCGCTGGCCTTGTTGATGATGCTGGCGTTTTCGATTAGTGATGTGAGTAATAAACTGGGAACCGGAGTGTATGTAGCAGCACAAACCAAAGCTTGGCTCACTCCTCAACTTCTTCCGTTTATTTTATTTGTGATCAGCTCGTTTATTGCTTTTTCCACCGGAACATCCTGGGGAACCTTTGCCATTATGATGGCGATTTCGGTACCGATGGCTCAGGCGCAACATGCTAATTTATACCTTGTTGTGGCGGCTACCATTGGTGGCGGGGTTTTTGGTGACCATTGTTCCCCTATTTCTGATACGACTATTATTTCGTCCATGGCTTCGGCTTCTGATCATATTGATCATGTCCGGACACAGTTA